In one Pygocentrus nattereri isolate fPygNat1 chromosome 21, fPygNat1.pri, whole genome shotgun sequence genomic region, the following are encoded:
- the LOC108417168 gene encoding uncharacterized protein LOC108417168 yields MMSQRTRSGSLACSFTAHRDFLFSRMKSAKSREVSCDYSLNSDQTVQSPLSDSHSLTQLPPLPTAKATTQPMIPKSTTATPYPVLTPHSETTTASLTTHSKHHDHIQKVSTRTLLIILLSTTCVSILLVGVMMMIICLCRFIRKQSTERLFKVDSKTDNQGDMVTIVSAQDTRANGAPHFSYSVIDSVPTPSQPSGPCRETQDYSEDRQDVIYHFYCSIADQ; encoded by the exons ATGATGTCTCAGAGGACCAGATCTGGATCACTGGCTTGTAGTTTTACAGCTCATAGGGATTTTCTGTTCAGTCGTATGAAATCAGCGAAGAGCAGAGAAGTGAGCTGTGATTATTCACTGAACTCTGACCAAACCGTCCAGTCTCCACTCAGTGACTCACACAGCCTCACAC AACTGCCTCCTTTACCAACTGCAAAAGCTACAACACAACCGATGATACCAAAGTCTACCACAG CAACTCCATACCCCGTTCTCACGCCCCACAGTGAAACCACAACAGCCT cTCTAACAACCCACTCCAAACATCATGATCACATCCAAAAAGTGTCCacaa GAACTTTGCTCATCATACTGCTGTCAACCACCTGTGTCAGCATCCTACTGGTTggagtgatgatgatgatcatctGTCTGTGCAGATTTATCA GAAAGCAGAGCACAGAGAG attatttaaagTGGATTCAAAGACTGACAATCAAG GAGACATGGTCACCATAGTCAGTGCTCAGGACACAAGAGCT AACGGTGCCCCACATTTCAGCTACTCAGTGATCGACTCTGTGCCAACCCCTTCTCAGCCTTCAG GCCCCTGCAGAGAAACACAAGACTATTCTGAAGACAGACAG GAcgtcatttatcatttttactGCAGCATTGCTGACCAGTGA